A single Macaca fascicularis isolate 582-1 chromosome 13, T2T-MFA8v1.1 DNA region contains:
- the ABCG5 gene encoding ATP-binding cassette sub-family G member 5 isoform X3, whose amino-acid sequence MYPCTWRAGRLCASWEAQVEAIMAELSLSHVADRLIGNYNLGGISTGERRRVSIAAQLLQDPKVMLFDEPTTGLDCMTANQIVILLVELARRNRIVVLTIHQPRSELFQLFDKIAILSFGELIFCGTPVEMLDFFSDCGYPCPEHSNPFDFYMDLTSVDTQSKEREIETYKRVQMIESAYKKSAICHKTLENIERTKHLKTLPMVPFKTKDSPGVFSKLGVLLRRVTRNLVRNKLAVMMRLLQNLTMGLFLLFFVLRVQNNVLNGAIQDRVGLLYMFVGSTPYTGMLNAVNLFPVLRAVSDQESQDGLYQKWQMLLAYVLHVLPFSVIATMIFSSVCYWTLGLHPEVARFGYFSAALLAPHLIGEFLTLVLLGIIQNPNIVNSVVALLSIAGVLIGSGFVRNIQEMPIPFKIISYFTFQKYCSEILLVNEFYGLNFTCGSSNVSVMTNPMCAFTQGIQFIEETSPGATSRFTMNFLILYSFIPALVILGIVVFKIRDHLISR is encoded by the exons GTGGAGGCCATCATGGCAGAGCTGAGTCTGAGTCATGTGGCAGACCGACTGATTGGCAACTACAACTTGGGGGGCATTTCCACTGGTGAGCGGCGCCGGGTCTCCATCGCAGCCCAGCTGCTCCAGGATCCCA AGGTCATGCTGTTTGATGAGCCGACCACAGGCCTGGACTGCATGACTGCTAATCAGATTGTCATCCTCCTGGTGGAACTGGCTCGCAGGAACCGAATTGTGGTTCTCACCATTCACCAGCCCCGTTCTGAGCTTTTTCAG CTCTTTGACAAAATTGCCATCCTGAGCTTCGGAGAGCTGATTTTCTGTGGCACACCAGTGGAAATGCTTGATTTCTTCAGTGACTGCGGTTACCCTTGTCCTGAACATTCAAACCCTTTTGACTTCTATA TGGACCTGACGTCAGTGGATACCCAAAGcaaggaaagggaaatagaaacCTACAAGAGAGTCCAGATGATAGAATCTGCCTACAAGAAATCAGCAATTTGTCATAAAACTTTGGAGAATATTGAAAGAACGAAACACCTGAAAACATTACCGATGGTTCCTTTCAAAACCAAAGATTCTCCCGGAGTTTTCTCCAAACTGGGTGTTCTCCTGAG GAGAGTGACAAGAAACTTGGTGAGAAATAAGCTGGCAGTGATGATGCGTCTCCTTCAGAATCTGACCATGGGTTTGTTCCTCCTCTTCTTCGTTCTGCGGGTCCAGAACAATGTGCTAAATGGTGCTATCCAGGACCGCGTGGGTCTCCTTTACATGTTTGTGGGCTCCACCCCGTACACAGGCATGCTCAATGCTGTGAATCTGT TTCCTGTGCTGCGAGCTGTCAGCGACCAGGAGAGTCAGGATGGCCTCTATCAGAAGTGGCAGATGCTGCTGGCCTACGTGCTGCACGTCCTCCCCTTCAGTGTCATTGCCACGATGATTTTCAGCAGTGTGTGCTACTG GACGCTGGGCTTACATCCTGAGGTTGCCAGATTTGGATATTTCTCTGCTGCTCTCTTGGCCCCCCACTTAATTGGTGAATTTCTAACTCTTGTGCTACTTGGTATCATCCAAAATCCAAATATAGTCAACAGTGTAGTGGCTCTGCTGTCCATTGCGGGGGTGCTTATTGGATCTGGATTCGTCAG aaacaTACAAGAAATGCCCAttccttttaaaatcatcagTTATTTTACATTCCAAAAATATTGCAGTGAGATTCTTTTAGTCAATGAGTTCTACGGACTGAATTTCACTTGTG GCAGCTCAAATGTTTCTGTGATGACTAATCCAATGTGTGCCTTCACTCAAGGAATTCAATTCATTGAGGAAACCAGCCCAGGTGCAACATCTAGATTCACAATGAACTTTCTgattttgtattcatttattccagCTCTTGTCATCCTAGGAATAGTTGTTTTCAAAATAAGGGATCATCTCATTAGCAGATAG